The following are encoded in a window of Methylocystis rosea genomic DNA:
- the glf gene encoding UDP-galactopyranose mutase translates to MFDWLIVGAGFAGSVLAERLASQRDERVLLIDRRPHIGGNAYDRYDEAGVLMHQYGPHIFHTNSEAVFEHLSQFTRWRPYEHRVLANVDGMLVPIPINLDTVNRLYGLSLDSEQLAQWFASRAEHCEEIKTSEDVVVSTVGRELYEKFFRGYTKKQWGVEPSQLDKSVTARVPTRLNRDDRYFGDEYQFMPLHGYTRMFERMVDHPNINVMLQTDFEEVRNEVFYKRLIFTGPIDEYFNFRFGKLPYRSLRFEHVTLDKQQHQPVAVVNYPQTEAYTRVTEYKHLTGQEHPKTSLTYEFPSDEGDPYYPVPRPENAEVYKRYEKLAIAQQNVWFVGRLATYRYYNMDQVVGQALATFRRINKEIPARNSAAFATASVAAE, encoded by the coding sequence TTGTTTGACTGGCTTATCGTCGGGGCAGGCTTCGCGGGAAGCGTGCTGGCCGAGCGGCTTGCGTCGCAGCGTGACGAGCGCGTCCTTCTTATCGATCGTCGACCGCACATTGGCGGCAACGCCTATGATCGCTACGACGAGGCCGGCGTGCTCATGCATCAGTACGGCCCGCATATCTTTCACACGAACTCCGAAGCCGTCTTCGAGCATCTTTCGCAGTTCACGCGTTGGCGTCCGTACGAGCACCGCGTGCTCGCGAATGTGGACGGCATGCTCGTGCCTATTCCGATCAACTTGGACACGGTGAATCGCCTCTACGGCCTCTCCCTAGATTCCGAGCAACTTGCGCAGTGGTTCGCAAGCCGCGCCGAACATTGTGAAGAGATCAAAACGTCTGAGGACGTCGTCGTCAGCACCGTGGGGCGAGAACTCTACGAGAAATTCTTTCGCGGCTACACCAAAAAGCAGTGGGGCGTAGAGCCGTCGCAGCTGGACAAGTCCGTAACGGCGCGGGTGCCTACGCGCCTCAATCGCGACGACCGCTATTTTGGCGATGAATACCAATTCATGCCGCTTCACGGCTACACGCGCATGTTCGAACGGATGGTGGACCACCCCAACATCAACGTCATGCTGCAGACCGACTTTGAGGAAGTGCGCAACGAAGTCTTCTATAAACGGCTGATCTTCACCGGGCCAATCGACGAATATTTCAATTTCCGCTTCGGCAAGCTGCCCTATCGATCCCTGCGCTTCGAACATGTCACGCTCGACAAGCAGCAGCATCAGCCTGTGGCGGTCGTCAATTATCCACAAACTGAAGCCTATACGCGGGTGACCGAATATAAGCATCTCACGGGTCAGGAACATCCCAAAACAAGCCTGACCTATGAATTCCCGAGCGATGAAGGCGATCCCTATTATCCCGTGCCGCGCCCGGAAAATGCGGAAGTCTACAAGCGCTATGAGAAGCTTGCGATCGCGCAGCAAAATGTTTGGTTTGTCGGGCGGTTAGCAACCTATCGCTACTACAATATGGATCAGGTGGTCGGCCAGGCGCTCGCGACGTTCCGACGGATCAACAAGGAGATCCCAGCGCGCAACAGCGCGGCCTTCGCGACGGCCTCAGTCGCCGCTGAATAG
- a CDS encoding glycoside hydrolase family 2 protein, which yields MSAARISLDGSWDFKYLGYGAKPAESRTILVPSPWQAQFADLRMRGGVAVYRREVEIPEEWLEERVFLHFGAVFHVTHVFVNGAFVGSHVGGFLPFHFDITDRIVNGKAEIKVKVESPTDDPFEFPTTPFAEMPFGKQSWYGPLSGIWQSVYLEKRIADHVTTVRVRSSQASGEISAQVRFESPLTDAADVTITVVDAEENAVAQSCAKLAAGVENALLYSFVPAPRCWSPDTPYLYRLQVSMRRKDVVVDQIETTFGFRSVETRDGKLYLNGKPFYLRAALDQDYYPDTICTLPSVEFLEDRFNKAKQLGLNALRCHIKVPDPRYYEVADRLGLLIWAELPNAGDSTELSRERKELTLKGLIDRDGNHPSIFCWTLINENWGVDLVHDPYHRAWLKKLYLWLKSYDPSRLVVDNSPLAPSFHVQTDLADFHFYAAIPDSREDWDQFVEELAGRAEWLFSPEGDAVITGQEPLLCSEFGNWGLPDPEKLRDAAGAEAWWFETGHDWSEGVMYAHGVRNRFQDWSLDRVFGTFESFVEATQWQQFRALKYQIEAMRRRPQIAGYVITELTDCHWEANGLLDMRSNPRVFHNLFHSINADTVILPTLDRPAYWSGDAVRLSLCVAHGGPNPLEPSALDISLAEPMTLEIPSIEPGAVVDLGVISVTLPVVEHSCLRRLTLRLRSLDGRLLASNEIDVAVHARPRPPELSLWSSHGDIRDRLQALGYRLAEGAETADVVVETQASAALAAYVRAGGRAVLLTETPGSLTPFFPHWQNVKVVARDGTLWRGDWASSFAWLRRQGPFAAIPGGPLLDQAFDRVIPTHIISGCNLLDFQARVHAALVVGWIHRPAAIAVGRNYGTGRIVIATFKLFRDPPGEDPTAAALLGGLIEAAARSAGPAPAISKLEPVGWEDL from the coding sequence GTGAGCGCAGCGCGCATATCCCTAGACGGGTCGTGGGACTTCAAATATCTCGGCTATGGCGCCAAGCCGGCCGAGAGCAGGACGATTCTTGTCCCAAGCCCTTGGCAAGCCCAATTCGCCGATCTGCGCATGCGCGGCGGCGTCGCGGTCTATCGCCGAGAGGTGGAGATACCTGAAGAATGGCTGGAGGAGCGGGTGTTCCTGCACTTCGGCGCCGTTTTTCACGTTACCCATGTGTTTGTGAACGGCGCATTCGTGGGCAGCCATGTGGGCGGCTTCCTGCCGTTTCATTTCGACATCACAGACCGGATCGTCAACGGAAAAGCCGAGATTAAGGTGAAGGTGGAAAGCCCCACCGACGACCCGTTCGAATTCCCCACGACGCCTTTCGCCGAAATGCCCTTCGGCAAGCAGAGCTGGTACGGCCCCCTCTCTGGAATATGGCAGTCCGTGTATCTCGAAAAGCGGATCGCGGACCACGTAACCACGGTGCGCGTGCGTTCATCGCAGGCGAGCGGAGAGATTTCGGCGCAAGTGCGCTTCGAGAGCCCGCTCACGGACGCCGCCGACGTGACGATTACGGTCGTCGACGCAGAGGAAAACGCCGTCGCGCAGTCATGCGCCAAACTGGCGGCCGGCGTTGAAAACGCCCTGCTGTATTCCTTTGTGCCTGCGCCTCGCTGCTGGTCGCCTGACACCCCCTATCTCTATCGTCTGCAAGTCTCGATGAGGCGCAAAGACGTCGTCGTCGACCAAATCGAAACGACATTCGGCTTTCGCAGCGTCGAAACCCGAGACGGGAAATTGTATCTCAACGGCAAGCCGTTCTATCTGCGCGCCGCTCTCGACCAGGACTATTATCCCGACACGATCTGCACTCTGCCCTCAGTCGAATTTCTCGAGGATAGATTTAACAAGGCGAAGCAACTCGGGCTGAACGCGCTGCGCTGTCACATTAAGGTGCCGGATCCGCGTTACTATGAGGTTGCCGATCGCCTTGGCCTGCTGATTTGGGCGGAATTGCCGAACGCCGGGGATTCGACCGAACTCTCGCGAGAGCGCAAGGAGCTCACGCTGAAGGGCCTGATCGATCGCGACGGCAACCATCCTTCGATCTTTTGCTGGACGCTGATCAACGAGAACTGGGGCGTCGACCTTGTCCATGACCCCTATCACCGCGCATGGCTGAAGAAGCTGTACCTGTGGCTCAAGTCCTACGATCCGTCGCGGCTTGTCGTCGACAATTCGCCCTTGGCGCCAAGCTTTCACGTGCAGACCGATCTCGCGGATTTCCATTTCTATGCCGCCATTCCCGATAGTCGGGAGGACTGGGATCAGTTTGTCGAGGAACTCGCGGGAAGGGCCGAATGGCTCTTCAGCCCCGAGGGCGACGCGGTCATCACGGGACAGGAGCCGCTGCTATGCTCGGAATTTGGCAATTGGGGGCTGCCTGACCCTGAGAAGTTGAGAGACGCGGCCGGCGCCGAAGCCTGGTGGTTCGAGACCGGCCACGACTGGAGCGAAGGCGTCATGTATGCGCATGGCGTTCGCAACCGATTTCAAGACTGGAGTCTCGATCGCGTATTCGGGACGTTCGAAAGCTTCGTCGAAGCGACCCAGTGGCAACAGTTTCGGGCGCTGAAATACCAGATCGAAGCCATGCGCCGGAGGCCGCAGATCGCGGGCTACGTCATCACCGAGCTGACCGATTGTCACTGGGAGGCGAACGGCCTTCTGGACATGCGTTCGAATCCGCGCGTTTTTCACAATCTGTTTCACTCGATCAATGCCGATACGGTTATTCTGCCCACACTCGATCGTCCCGCCTATTGGTCGGGCGACGCCGTTCGCCTCTCGCTCTGCGTGGCGCATGGCGGGCCAAATCCGCTGGAGCCGTCGGCTCTCGACATATCGCTCGCCGAGCCGATGACGTTGGAAATCCCCTCCATCGAGCCCGGCGCTGTGGTCGATCTCGGCGTGATTTCGGTGACCCTTCCGGTGGTGGAGCACTCCTGCCTGCGCCGTCTCACCCTGCGCTTGCGTTCTCTCGACGGACGACTTCTCGCGAGCAATGAAATCGACGTTGCCGTGCATGCAAGGCCGCGACCGCCGGAGCTTTCGCTATGGTCGTCGCACGGCGACATTCGGGACCGGTTGCAGGCGCTTGGCTATAGGTTGGCCGAAGGGGCCGAGACGGCGGACGTCGTCGTCGAGACGCAAGCTTCCGCGGCGCTGGCGGCCTATGTGCGCGCCGGCGGGCGAGCCGTTCTCTTGACCGAAACGCCAGGCTCGCTCACGCCATTCTTTCCGCATTGGCAGAACGTCAAGGTGGTGGCGCGCGACGGCACGCTCTGGCGAGGCGACTGGGCGTCCTCCTTCGCCTGGCTTCGACGGCAGGGTCCGTTCGCCGCGATTCCCGGCGGGCCTCTGCTCGACCAGGCGTTTGATCGTGTGATCCCGACGCATATCATCTCCGGCTGTAATCTCCTTGATTTTCAGGCGCGGGTTCACGCCGCACTGGTTGTCGGGTGGATCCATCGTCCGGCTGCGATTGCGGTCGGACGCAACTACGGCACAGGCCGCATCGTGATCGCGACGTTCAAACTGTTCCGTGATCCTCCGGGAGAAGATCCAACCGCCGCGGCTTTGCTTGGCGGCCTGATCGAGGCGGCGGCGCGAAGCGCCGGTCCGGCGCCTGCGATCTCCAAGCTCGAACCCGTGGGCTGGGAAGACCTTTAG
- a CDS encoding ABC transporter ATP-binding protein, translated as MTDVAVYRRALTYFLQDRVRIAALVAMIAVSVSVGLLEAWPLAVLVDSVLSSEPKGNWIHSYFLAVLPKDKPGQIAGLVAIGLGLQLVGYAAWMGRMMINYYLNYRGTTRVRFDLFTKLQNLGLTYHRSRPQGDSIYRLTTDAFGPWGIVDVVIGTSVAAVTLTVMTIILFSRNVSLTLAAFTVAPLMIWSNWRFGVRIHKRALDSKQIDADLTAHIQQAMARIPLAQAFRREAFEFRRFSGAVGRSVEALLSLNWQEQLYPLARDGILSVGGAIILGYGGWLVYRDQFLVPVADGMTVGTLLIFIDYLRKLWDPLKWLSEFFAKVRIFEAASRRVFHVLDEPEAVVDTPAARWISSKPRTLTLERVSFDYGSGKQILTDVSATIRPREMVAFVGASGAGKSTLLSLMLRFYDPTSGALRLDGVDFRNLRLEALRAHFALVAQDSLVLPATIAENLAYGRQNATRADIERAAEDAGAAEFIHPLPDGYETVLAEGGANLSGGQRQRIAIARALLSDAPFLILDEPTSALDPEQERRLIETLHRLKGSRTIILVTHRLESVVDCDCIFVMSKGQIVERGAHDALISSGGAFSKARRRAEAAE; from the coding sequence ATGACAGACGTCGCGGTTTATCGCCGGGCGCTGACATACTTCCTACAAGACCGGGTGAGGATCGCCGCGCTTGTCGCGATGATAGCGGTCTCCGTCAGCGTGGGCCTCCTGGAGGCTTGGCCGCTGGCGGTGCTTGTCGACTCCGTGCTTTCCAGCGAGCCGAAAGGCAACTGGATACACAGCTACTTCCTTGCCGTATTGCCGAAGGACAAGCCGGGGCAGATTGCGGGTCTGGTCGCGATCGGACTTGGACTGCAACTCGTCGGATATGCGGCCTGGATGGGCCGCATGATGATCAACTATTACCTCAATTATCGCGGCACGACGCGGGTGCGGTTTGATCTCTTCACCAAGCTTCAAAATCTTGGCCTCACGTATCACCGCAGCCGACCGCAGGGCGACTCGATCTATCGTCTGACGACAGACGCCTTCGGCCCGTGGGGCATCGTCGACGTCGTGATTGGAACTTCGGTTGCGGCCGTAACGCTCACCGTGATGACCATTATTCTTTTCTCTCGAAACGTCAGTTTAACGCTGGCGGCATTTACCGTCGCCCCCTTGATGATATGGAGCAACTGGCGATTTGGCGTCAGAATCCACAAACGCGCGCTTGATTCCAAGCAGATCGACGCCGATCTGACCGCGCATATTCAGCAGGCGATGGCGCGTATACCTTTGGCGCAGGCGTTCCGTCGCGAGGCTTTCGAATTCAGACGCTTCTCCGGCGCGGTCGGCAGAAGCGTCGAGGCGCTGCTGAGTTTAAATTGGCAGGAACAGCTCTATCCTCTCGCGCGCGACGGCATCCTGTCCGTGGGCGGAGCGATCATCCTCGGCTATGGAGGCTGGCTCGTTTACCGAGACCAGTTTCTCGTGCCCGTCGCCGACGGAATGACCGTCGGAACGCTGCTGATTTTCATCGACTACTTGCGCAAGCTTTGGGACCCGCTGAAATGGCTCAGCGAGTTCTTCGCCAAAGTGCGCATCTTCGAGGCCGCTTCGCGACGGGTTTTTCATGTGCTCGACGAACCGGAAGCCGTTGTCGATACGCCGGCGGCGCGTTGGATATCCAGTAAGCCGCGAACTCTGACGCTCGAGCGCGTAAGTTTTGACTACGGGAGCGGCAAGCAAATTCTCACCGACGTATCGGCGACGATACGGCCGCGCGAGATGGTGGCCTTCGTCGGAGCGAGCGGCGCCGGCAAGAGCACGCTCTTGAGTCTCATGCTTCGGTTCTACGATCCGACGAGCGGGGCGCTACGCTTGGACGGCGTCGACTTCAGGAACCTACGGCTCGAGGCGCTAAGAGCGCATTTCGCGCTCGTCGCACAAGACAGCCTCGTGCTGCCGGCGACCATCGCAGAAAATCTCGCCTATGGCCGGCAGAACGCAACGCGAGCGGACATCGAACGAGCCGCAGAAGACGCGGGCGCCGCAGAATTCATTCACCCTCTGCCTGATGGCTATGAAACCGTGCTCGCCGAGGGCGGCGCCAATCTCTCCGGCGGTCAGCGTCAGCGAATCGCCATCGCGCGCGCGCTGCTATCCGACGCGCCGTTCCTCATCCTCGACGAACCAACGAGCGCGCTCGATCCCGAGCAGGAGCGTCGGCTGATAGAAACGCTGCACCGACTGAAAGGATCACGCACGATTATTCTCGTGACCCACCGTCTGGAGTCGGTCGTCGATTGTGATTGCATCTTCGTCATGAGCAAAGGACAAATCGTCGAACGCGGCGCGCACGACGCGCTCATCTCTTCAGGCGGCGCTTTTTCAAAAGCGCGGAGACGTGCTGAAGCGGCGGAGTGA
- a CDS encoding glycoside hydrolase, with the protein MFQSFFLAGFEGSTGFNRHGEWFDQVVATGHDANVDADYADIARLGLHAARETVRWPLVDCRGRYDFSSLEPFIEAANRHGVGVIWDLFHYGFPQDVDLWSEAFPRRFADYCYAVARFVAARMDGPCVFTPINEPSFMAYAGGEKALFAPYGSGRGWELKVVLARGAIAGINAIRAACPDARFVSVDPLCRVVCPEDRPDLAPQAHDFNNRLVFQSWDMLCGRLLPELGGSPEHLDVVGINYYWTNQWELNDTPNADGNVPPLHDDDPRRAPLSDLVLSVWQRYGREVMITETSHVGDNRGPWLCEVVSACHALLLQNVPLRGACLYPILGMPEWHDRDLWTPMGLWDPLCHRDPGAGRLLCEPMAEALQGAAPLEALHQAQQEAESRRASQFNLARRKRYAAR; encoded by the coding sequence ATGTTTCAGAGTTTCTTTCTTGCGGGTTTCGAGGGGTCGACAGGCTTCAACCGGCACGGCGAGTGGTTCGATCAGGTCGTCGCGACAGGTCACGACGCCAATGTCGACGCGGACTATGCCGACATCGCGCGACTGGGCTTGCATGCCGCGCGTGAGACCGTTCGTTGGCCGCTCGTCGATTGTCGCGGTCGATACGATTTCTCCTCGCTCGAACCCTTCATCGAGGCCGCAAACCGCCACGGCGTAGGGGTGATATGGGATCTCTTTCACTATGGTTTCCCTCAGGACGTCGACCTTTGGTCCGAGGCGTTCCCCCGGCGTTTCGCAGACTACTGCTATGCGGTGGCGCGCTTCGTGGCCGCGCGCATGGATGGTCCCTGCGTCTTCACGCCGATCAATGAGCCTTCCTTCATGGCCTATGCCGGCGGCGAGAAGGCGCTGTTCGCGCCGTACGGGTCGGGACGAGGCTGGGAGTTGAAGGTCGTTCTCGCGCGTGGCGCAATCGCTGGAATCAATGCGATACGCGCCGCCTGTCCCGATGCGCGCTTCGTCAGTGTCGATCCCTTGTGCCGAGTCGTCTGTCCCGAGGACAGGCCGGATCTTGCTCCTCAGGCGCATGATTTCAATAACAGGCTCGTGTTTCAAAGCTGGGACATGTTGTGCGGCAGGCTTCTGCCCGAACTCGGCGGCAGTCCTGAACATTTGGACGTGGTGGGAATCAATTATTACTGGACCAATCAGTGGGAGTTGAACGACACGCCGAACGCTGACGGAAACGTGCCGCCGCTTCACGACGATGATCCGCGCCGAGCGCCGCTATCGGATCTCGTTCTCTCTGTCTGGCAGCGTTACGGCCGCGAGGTCATGATCACGGAGACCAGTCACGTCGGGGACAATCGTGGACCGTGGCTGTGCGAAGTTGTCAGCGCCTGCCACGCGCTCTTGCTTCAGAACGTGCCCTTGCGCGGGGCGTGCCTATATCCGATTCTGGGAATGCCCGAGTGGCATGATCGCGATCTTTGGACGCCCATGGGTTTGTGGGATCCGCTCTGTCACCGCGACCCCGGCGCAGGCCGGCTTCTGTGCGAACCGATGGCGGAGGCGCTTCAAGGCGCAGCGCCGCTCGAAGCGCTTCATCAGGCGCAGCAGGAGGCTGAATCCCGCCGCGCCTCGCAGTTCAATCTTGCGAGGCGCAAGCGCTACGCGGCGCGTTGA
- a CDS encoding family 1 glycosylhydrolase: MLPSATELDRLTAPGAFLWATGVEDTFITDPHPRTGRMLDEYELTDHYRRWKEDIALMAQLGVPCARYGVPWHRVQPAPGTWDFSFVDAALERMLELNIDPIVDLVHYGLPHWMERAFLNADYPRRVAEYAARLAERFRGRIRWYTPLNEPRITAWYCGRLGWWPPYGRSWSSFVAVMLSICRGIVETTRALQDVDPEIVAFHVDATDVFESSDPALAEEAERRQRIVFLALDLISGRVDPRHPLWTWLLTQGAAEPALNAFRERPLELSVIGVNLYPMFTLKRMSRDRFGRLRVRMPYASGALVMKIGEMYFERYGAPIMISETATKGSVRQRQAWLTDSVEAMKTLRANGVPIVGYTWWPMFALVTWAYRQGLRPLHDHLLQMGLWDLNPDPSGRLERIETPLVDAYRRLTSGGAAAVGPLAPAPRLP; the protein is encoded by the coding sequence ATGCTTCCGAGCGCGACGGAACTCGATCGGCTCACTGCGCCTGGCGCCTTTCTATGGGCCACCGGCGTTGAAGACACGTTCATCACCGATCCGCATCCAAGAACCGGACGCATGCTCGACGAATATGAGCTGACAGACCATTACCGGCGGTGGAAAGAGGATATCGCGCTGATGGCGCAATTGGGGGTTCCCTGCGCGCGCTATGGCGTGCCCTGGCATCGGGTGCAACCGGCGCCGGGGACCTGGGATTTCAGCTTCGTCGACGCCGCGCTGGAGCGCATGCTCGAACTTAACATCGATCCTATCGTTGACCTCGTGCATTACGGTTTGCCGCATTGGATGGAGCGCGCCTTCCTCAACGCGGATTATCCAAGGCGCGTGGCGGAATACGCCGCCCGCCTTGCTGAACGCTTCCGTGGAAGGATCAGGTGGTACACGCCGCTGAACGAGCCTCGGATCACCGCGTGGTATTGCGGACGTTTGGGCTGGTGGCCGCCGTACGGGCGCAGCTGGTCGAGTTTCGTTGCGGTGATGCTGTCCATCTGTCGCGGAATCGTCGAAACGACCCGTGCGCTACAGGACGTCGACCCCGAAATCGTCGCGTTTCACGTCGACGCCACCGATGTTTTCGAGTCGAGCGACCCCGCCTTGGCTGAGGAGGCAGAGCGGCGTCAAAGGATCGTGTTTCTTGCGCTCGATCTCATCAGCGGGCGCGTCGATCCGCGCCATCCGCTGTGGACCTGGCTTCTGACCCAGGGGGCGGCGGAACCGGCGCTGAACGCCTTTCGTGAACGCCCGCTTGAGCTCTCCGTCATTGGGGTGAATCTTTACCCGATGTTCACGCTCAAGCGGATGTCGCGGGACCGTTTCGGGCGACTGCGCGTTCGAATGCCCTACGCGTCGGGCGCGCTCGTGATGAAGATCGGCGAGATGTATTTCGAACGTTACGGCGCGCCGATCATGATCTCGGAAACCGCGACCAAGGGTTCGGTGAGACAGCGACAGGCCTGGCTCACTGACTCCGTCGAGGCGATGAAGACGCTGCGCGCGAACGGCGTACCGATTGTGGGCTATACGTGGTGGCCGATGTTCGCGCTCGTGACATGGGCCTATCGACAGGGGCTGCGACCGCTCCACGATCATCTTTTGCAAATGGGGCTTTGGGATCTCAATCCTGATCCATCGGGGCGGCTGGAACGTATCGAGACGCCCCTTGTCGACGCCTATCGTCGACTGACGTCCGGCGGCGCGGCTGCGGTGGGTCCGCTCGCGCCAGCGCCTCGGCTGCCGTAG
- a CDS encoding HdeA/HdeB family chaperone, with product MNRKLIFAGALAAAAFAVPANAQVTIEMSEITCKQFAGYDADTQDFVANWMRGYFSSKNNITVIESRYVKRNTDKITRYCKKKPNSSLMDAIQKNAR from the coding sequence ATGAATCGCAAACTTATTTTCGCCGGCGCTCTCGCCGCGGCCGCCTTCGCCGTTCCGGCCAACGCGCAGGTCACGATCGAAATGTCGGAAATCACCTGCAAGCAGTTTGCCGGGTACGACGCAGACACTCAGGACTTCGTCGCCAACTGGATGAGGGGCTATTTCAGCTCCAAGAACAACATCACCGTAATCGAATCGCGCTACGTGAAACGCAATACGGATAAGATCACGCGTTATTGCAAGAAGAAGCCGAATTCTTCGCTCATGGATGCGATCCAGAAGAACGCCCGCTGA
- a CDS encoding HdeA/HdeB family chaperone, with product MRKLIIALAAAGALAPSLSNAQVKIDMTRITCGELLAMPADDQADFGAFMGGWFAQKSGRTFIDVNLFRKNSASVKSWCASNPNESVMAGLQRAFEQK from the coding sequence ATGAGGAAGCTGATAATTGCGCTTGCCGCGGCGGGAGCGCTCGCGCCTTCGCTGTCCAACGCGCAGGTCAAGATCGACATGACCCGCATCACCTGCGGTGAATTGTTGGCGATGCCGGCCGACGATCAAGCAGACTTCGGGGCGTTTATGGGTGGGTGGTTCGCGCAGAAAAGCGGCCGAACCTTCATCGACGTGAACTTATTCCGGAAAAATTCCGCCAGCGTCAAGAGCTGGTGCGCTTCCAATCCGAATGAGTCGGTCATGGCGGGTCTGCAGCGCGCTTTCGAGCAGAAGTAA
- a CDS encoding HupE/UreJ family protein: MMWLLNGAVVVAVAFFASAPAAHAHTANISSSRIVPEGHGLYRVEVGFLGTDIERMFAENKPKSDEVDLTEPGVIEGMIGKFIRQRVDLQNAEGQTCASTVVSVGDDPTNPNDSKVVLRMDCSAVQGQVLYNPFRLLDAQGPRAKHLVSIGEKKSDESSLTEAQRMGREPAPGQVMIYPGDAMVDLSKPLLTPWELAPKFLSAGVEHIVTGYDHLCFLIAVMLWATRIWPVVKIVTAFTISHSITLSLAALELVNLPSSWVEIAIALSIIYVAVENFFTRRVDGRWRDTFAFGFIHGFGFASGLIELGVPQRAIVPALASFNIGVEVGQIGVVLVVLPLLLLIDKNFTHGQRSPFLVQVCSAIIACFGAYWFFVRIAELG; this comes from the coding sequence ATGATGTGGTTGCTGAACGGCGCGGTCGTTGTCGCTGTGGCGTTTTTCGCGAGTGCGCCGGCGGCGCACGCCCATACGGCGAATATTTCCAGCAGCCGTATCGTGCCGGAAGGGCACGGTCTTTATCGCGTCGAGGTCGGCTTTCTGGGAACTGACATCGAGCGCATGTTCGCCGAAAACAAACCGAAGAGCGACGAGGTCGATCTCACCGAGCCGGGCGTGATCGAGGGCATGATCGGCAAGTTCATTCGGCAGCGCGTCGATCTGCAGAATGCGGAAGGTCAGACCTGCGCGAGCACGGTCGTTTCTGTCGGCGATGATCCGACCAATCCTAATGACTCAAAAGTCGTGCTGCGGATGGACTGCAGCGCGGTTCAAGGGCAGGTTTTATACAATCCGTTCAGACTTCTTGATGCGCAGGGGCCGCGTGCGAAACATCTCGTCAGCATCGGGGAAAAAAAAAGCGATGAATCCAGTCTGACCGAGGCGCAGCGCATGGGCCGCGAGCCGGCGCCCGGGCAGGTGATGATCTATCCCGGCGATGCGATGGTTGATCTCTCCAAGCCGTTGCTGACGCCTTGGGAGCTTGCGCCGAAATTCTTGTCGGCCGGCGTCGAGCACATCGTGACGGGCTATGATCATCTGTGCTTCCTGATCGCCGTGATGCTATGGGCGACGCGCATCTGGCCTGTCGTCAAGATCGTAACGGCTTTCACCATCTCACATTCGATCACCCTGTCGCTTGCGGCGCTTGAACTCGTCAATTTGCCGAGCAGTTGGGTCGAGATCGCCATCGCGCTCTCGATCATCTATGTGGCGGTCGAGAATTTCTTTACGCGCAGGGTCGACGGGCGCTGGCGCGACACCTTCGCGTTCGGCTTCATCCATGGCTTTGGTTTCGCGAGCGGCCTGATCGAACTCGGCGTTCCTCAGCGGGCCATTGTGCCGGCGTTGGCGAGCTTTAATATCGGCGTCGAAGTCGGGCAGATCGGCGTCGTGCTCGTCGTTCTCCCTTTACTCCTCCTGATCGATAAGAACTTCACTCACGGTCAGCGCAGCCCGTTCCTCGTTCAGGTCTGCTCAGCGATCATCGCCTGTTTTGGCGCTTATTGGTTCTTTGTGCGTATTGCCGAGCTGGGCTAG
- a CDS encoding copper resistance CopC family protein, with product MTKSGQARFSRRKGDFWTTLNRHVRLLSLAGAILSVGATPQPAAAYRTVFNSPGPNQQLSAAPAMVLTGPSRPPPEPQRPPIILAHAIVVRTSPAQGGVGAEDIGKVEVWYDAGIRDAFAALAVVSASGERVDKRDAAIDSADPSHVSVSVNRLNPGKYTVRYRALSADGHLVSGAWEFEVRP from the coding sequence ATGACGAAGAGCGGACAGGCAAGATTCTCCCGTCGAAAAGGCGATTTCTGGACGACGCTCAACCGGCATGTGCGCCTGCTGTCGCTTGCTGGGGCGATCCTGTCAGTCGGCGCGACGCCTCAACCCGCCGCAGCGTACCGAACTGTCTTTAACTCCCCAGGTCCCAATCAACAACTGAGCGCTGCTCCGGCGATGGTGCTCACCGGCCCGTCGCGCCCGCCGCCAGAGCCGCAGCGCCCGCCGATCATTCTGGCGCATGCGATCGTTGTCCGCACCTCCCCCGCGCAAGGCGGCGTCGGCGCTGAAGACATCGGAAAAGTGGAAGTGTGGTACGACGCCGGCATTCGCGACGCCTTCGCCGCATTGGCGGTTGTGAGCGCATCGGGCGAAAGGGTCGACAAGCGCGACGCGGCGATTGATAGCGCCGATCCGAGCCATGTGTCGGTGAGCGTGAATCGGTTGAATCCCGGCAAATACACTGTGCGCTACCGGGCGCTTTCGGCTGACGGCCATCTCGTCAGCGGCGCTTGGGAGTTCGAGGTGCGTCCGTAG